The Metarhizium brunneum chromosome 3, complete sequence DNA window ATCAGACTAGCGGCTTCGGGCGAACATTGCAACATTCACGGGTATGTAATAAATTCATAAATCATATATCACACCCTCTTATCGTTCCGCCTGACTCATACGAAAAAGCCGATCAAACTGTGCGGGCTCTTCCTATACGGTCTATGAGAGCCAGCGGTACATGCACAATGTGGCATACTCTATTCGCTGCCTCCGGGGCTCTTTTTAAattccaagacggccgagaAGCTGGGGGAGCCGTTCCTTGGCCATTTTTACTTTTGAAAATTTGGTCTTTGGCGGGCACCATTAACCAGcgagggtgatgatggttACTTTCGTTTTGGGCCGGTGAAGCTACTTTAAAACTTGGCTCAATCAACTACACTTTTTGCTACAAATAACATCTGTTCGGGAGAATAGCGACTAGTATAGTTAGTTATTACCTTGAAACATTTGATTTATAACTCCTCGCACGTCAATATTTTGGGTTGAAATACATTTTAACCCAATATAGTTAGAAAGTGCATGTGTGACCATGTTTCTGCCGCTGGATATTGCAGCTGTCTTTGTTGTGATGAAGGCACATCCTCTTACCTAATTGCCTGTCTTATTCGGCTGGCATAGCTCGTCATGAGGTGGGAATTTGTCTTTTGACGGAAGAAAACGATTATGATTCTGGACTAAACTCATCTATTATCCTCATACTGTGAAACTGAACCATGCAAACTACTCTATTTCTATCCATTGACGTATCATTGACCGGctgaccctaaccctaacaCACGCGCGTTAATGGAACGCCACTGCCGCCCGCGCTGGCCCTTTCACGCGGTGGCTGACTAATCCTTTCCCCGATTCTGCTGACAGAACCATCATGTCATGCTGGTCGCTTCTTCTCAAGCACCGTCAAAGACCAACAGGCTCTGGATCCTGGCTCCTCCAAAGCCGCGCCGACGCAATAGTTCCCGGCCGCGGTGAATAGGGAACTCTGCCACAACCATGACGTCGACCTTGTCAGCACTGATTCCGGCTTCGTCTAGAAGCTGCAGCACCGCACAAAGCGTCTTCCCAGTGGCAAGCACATCGTCCACCACGACGACGGACGTGCCTCTTGGGAATATGTTTAGGCCCACCTCTATCCCTTTCTCCCCCGCATCGTGAGAGGCGCAGGATGAGATGTGTGACGATGATTTGCGGACGGAAATcgtgggaggagggagtTTGCCAGCTTCGCGAATCAAGGCCAGGGACGCGCCGACACGCAAGGCTGAGGCTGACGCATAGACAAAGCCGCCAACCTCGCAACACGCTACCAAATCAACTTTGGCCCAGTCACCCGTGAAGTGAGCTTGCAGCAGGGACGTGCACAAGCCCAGCCCGCCTGGCTGCTGAGAGATGTCAAGCACGTGGCGGAATTCGATACCTGGACGTGGGAAGCCAGGCACTGGGCGTACCATGCTGGCCAGTCGCTGTAGGTTCTCGTGGAAGAAGGCAAGCAGATGGGTTTGGGCAAATTTCTTGGCCGCCTCATTGCCAGTCAAATCATTGTGGAAGAGCAAACTGGGTGGGTAGCACTCCGtgccgtcgtcattgtcgcCGCTGATTCGGCAGCTTCCACGAGCCCGTCGCGTTTCATTACTAGCTTGAATTCTGACCTCGAGCAGTCTGCTGCTTGGCACCAAGTGCGAAAAGGCTGCGACGGGTGCCTTGTCCCTCATTCCTGTGATGAGCAGCACGTCCATATCCATGGCGTCTTTCACCGCATTTAGAAAATGCTCCTCCCGCAGCTGAGGTCGATGGCGTAGCTGTTCCTGGAAGAATGCCGTCAACGCAGCCCGGTGTTGTTCTTTGTAGCGTCGGTCCCGAAGCAGGCGCTGGAGATTGGCCCCAGTAGCCTCTGCATATTCTCGCTTGGTCGTGTCGCCGATGGCGATTACGCGTGCTGTGAGCTTCGTGGAGGCACAGCTGGTGATGACGGAGACCCAGGTGTCGGCGCAATAATCCTTGCCTGCGCAGCTTTCGCCAGTAACGAGAATGATGAGCGTCGGCGCCATTGGTGCTTTGACTAGTGGACAAGTGTAAGCCAGGACCTTTCGCGGATCCGAGATCTGCTTGAGGCGGATCAGGCGCGGCCGGTTTGGACCGAAAGCTTTGGCTGCCAAAGCGGCATCTCTGGGGTCCGGCCCCAGGTCGGCACCGTAGACCCCGCTGCTCAAGGGCAATAACTCTGCGGCGACGTTGTACACCCATTGTACGGCAGCTTGAACAGCTTCGGTTCCATCTTGGTCGCGGGACCAGACGCCAGTCACAACGCAAGCAAAATCCCAGTCGCGACAACCGAAAGCAGTGGTGTCAGCTGCTACGTCGCAGACTGCTCCGCCGCCTTGCAGAAGATGGAGATAGCAGAGCGGCGAGGGACGAGTCTTAATTGCTGTCACCAAGATTTCGATCATGCTGGCTTCCCCGATATGTTTGAGGAACAAGCATCGCTTGAATGACGAGGTCTTGCTGCCGCCATGCCCACCATGCATGCCAGACATATACATTTCCGCCTCAAACAAACCGACGCCATTCACAGTATTGTAATTGTCTTCGGGTCCAAAAAGTCTACTCATGGGCGTGGGCGTGTGTGTCTGCGCTCCGAAGGCAAGCTTATTAGCTGTGGAAGATTCGATCATGGAAACGCCGAGGCACAGCATGTCCCTTTCCCAATAGAGATACGCATCTACAGAAGAATTTCGCGGGGACTTGGCGGCGACCAATTTATCGAAATCACCTAGTTTGAGTTGCGCTTCGCGCCTGTCGCTTAGTGGAATAACCCAATTTCGGATCGAGTAGACTGGAGCCAGGCAAGCCTTGAAAGTAACGCTTATTACGACACCAAAGTTGGTCCCAGCTCCTTTCATCGCCCATAATAGATCGTCTTCGTTATCCGGACACACAGCATCGATCGGCCGGTGTTGGCTAGGCACCCTGCCGATGCAGAGGACGCGACCATTGGCGACGCTGACCATGACGGCACCAACGATGGCATCGCACGCGAGTCCATGAAGCCGAGCCAGGTGCCCAATACCGCCCTGTAGCCACAGCCCTGCGCCTAGGCTTGGGCGCGCACCCATGGGCACAGTCAGGCCcgctgccatggccttgcGGACAATGTCCCCGGTCTTGCAGCCGGCCTGGGCAACAACCAAGAAACCGGAGTCGATGTTAGGTCCGGATCCTCCCTCGCCCCTGGCTTGGACAATGTGTACTTGGTCAAACGCGCCCATGTCGATGGAGACGACGTTGGGCCAGAGGCAATGGCCGCTATGACCCCCGCTGATTACGGTCAGGCCGACGCCGTGATCCAAAGCCCAACAGACGCACTGCTGCACGTGTCGAATATCGGTCGGCCTAACGATGGAGGCCGGACGGCGGAGGCGAGCCTGGCGGTTTTTCGCTCCATCTCCGGATCCCAATGGCACCTGCGACGTCAGTTCTGTGAGCGCTGTCGCATGCCGAGTAAAGGCCGCCATGATTTCGGGCGAGCTGAATAGGAGCTGGTCTTGACGGCCTTGCTCACGATGGCCCAAAGTGCGGCACACCTTGCGCCACTCGGCTCGGGTGGACTTGTCCGCGTGCTCATCCTGCATGGCAAATCCTGCGATAAAAGGGGCAAAGCGGTCGAGCACCATGTCGTCATCCGCCACGCGAGTGACTCCAGTAGGGAAAGAAGTCGTTTGGTGGCACGTCAAGCCGTCGAGGTGCAAGGTCTCTTCGCGATGGAAAACCACCACGAATCCGCTGCCTGGCCGCTCAACAAGCAATTCCAGCGCCCGTTTGATGAAACTGCTTTTCGGTTTCATGCCGTACATGCTATGGCAGAATAGGATGACGTTAAacttgtcggcgccgtcaccCATACCGTCGAAGCTGGCGCTGCTGTCCACAACAAATGGAATCCGATGGATGTCAGGCGGGCTTTCTAGACAGGGGAGTGGGATCCCTGTCCCCGAGGTAGAGTAAAGCCATTCCTTCAACCTTAAAACGAACAGTTCATTTGGTTCAAACGCAGAGTATCTCCCGATGCTACGTCTCATATAGCTGGGCAAATATCCAAGTACGCTTTTAGGCCCGGGTCCGACTTCCAGCACCGAGATCCGGACACCCGAGTTAACAAGAGGGTCTAGCAGTGCAGATAGTTGAGGAATGATGAAGTCTTGGTACGTCAGCCATCCGGAACTCCCTAAGAGGATCTCGAAGCCAGCACTATACTGTGAGTCAGACAACGGCCTCTTCGCGGATGATGACGTTGTCGTTGCCTTATGCCTAAGGCTCTGTTTGAGGGACTCAAGAGTGGTCAATGCCATTTTTTTGGattgtgtgtatgtatgtatctcATGAAATGATGGATGCCGATGTAGTGTTGTCTTTTTTGAGTTGATCGTGGACCTACTTATAGACTCAGCGCGGGGATTGCAGCGGTTTGTTGGAATCCTATTTGGGGATTCTCCATGCCACACAAACTACGTGGGTTCCCAATGTGACACACGCCCAAAGTGACGCATATATATACCCGCCGTGTACTACAAATACGTGCTGTTACATCCGCCTCGGGATGTGTGTCAACAGTTGGCTATTGATCTTGTCCCACCCCTATCTGCTCCTAATGCAAAGCATCACGGCATAGCAATCAGAGATAGTGCAACGTCTGCACGCGAGCGGGAATTCATGAAACAAGGACCATTGGCAAAAGCTCGCTAACAGCGGCGTGATGACGGATATGTAGAGCTTCGGCCTGCTATCTCTACCCGCCGGTGACTCAGTGGCTAATCATGTCGTTGCCAGCGAGTATTACAGAGCACAGAATCATGTTTTGTGATCAAACGTGATGAAACAAGACTCAGTCCATTCGGTTTTCCATTGATCTTTAGCCTCTGCTTTCTTAATCTCCCCAGGCTCGAGCCACCAAAATCTACCGCCTGATCCCGATGACTGATGGTAATCGcgcctctttttcttcatgtTTTCACCTATAATATGCTTTCTCGTCCCCTCTGTTATTTCTCAGATATCAGACCTTGCTCCGTGCCTCATGGATCAATCCAAGAAGCAACTCCTCAGCATGGCCAGTATGTCCGACTCCTCAAACATCAGCATCGATTCTGCTTGCAGGAGCACGGATATTGAGCGTGATGAGATTTTGCCCACTGCTGATGCCTCCATTGTTCACGCGCCCCTTACCGACCGCCCTGTCAACGCTTCCGAGAAGTGCCGTAATGGTTTCGGAAAAGTCGCCCGCGGCCGCGTTGATGAAACGCCCGAGCAAGTTGAAGCCCGGCTGGAGACGATGCGTAGCGCCGTGAGGACGCTGCTCGAATGCTTGGGCGAGGACCCCAACCGTGAGGGCCTGTTGGCCACGCCGTCACGGTATGCGAATGCGCTGTTATTCTTAACCAAGGGCTACCGGATCAACGTGGATGATGTTGTCAATAATGCACTCTTTGACGAGGAGCATCATGAGATGGTCATTGTCAAGGGCATTAAGTTCTCCAGCTTATGCGAGCACCATGTTCTGCCCTTTACGGGAAAGGTAAGTCTTTTTGAAATCCATATTTCCCTCAGCCTGAAACTTATGAAAACGCTCAGATTCACATCGGTTATATCCCCTCTGGGAAAGTCATTGGGCTCTCTAAGCTCCCCCGCATAGCCGAGATGTTCTCGCGACGGCTGCAGATTCAGGAACGCCTCACTAAACAGGTCGCTGATGCTATCATGGAAATCATCGGCCCTCGGGGCGTCGCGGTTGTCATAGAGTCGTCCCACATGTGCATGGAGATGCGTGGCGTTGAAAAGACAGGCACCGCTACTATCACGAGCTGCGTCCTCGGCTGCTTtaaggaggagaagaagacgcGTGACGAGTTCATGAGCCTTATTGGCGTAAATAAAACAGGAGTATAGCCATAAGCTGGAACTATTCGTTCCGCCCCCTATACAGAAGACAGGGCGCGGGTGTACAGCGGTATAGTTGGTTAGAAGAAGAATATGACGAATGAATATTCCAAAATCTTCTTTCTCGGTTAGATTTCTAGCCTACGCCATTTCTACCTGAGCCGTGTCCGAGTTGGAGGCTTTGGGCTTCTGTAGTCCAAGCAATGTGTCACGTGATATCTTAGCATTGGATCTGGGGGCGCAACCAAAGCTAGaagatactccgtacgttCTAATCGTGCCAGGCCCCACTATTTTTTGGGTCAAGCAAGGCTCTCACCACCAGAagtgatttttttttttcgcgaAGCCAACTTTGCGAATACCACCAATCTGCTCGATACGCCGCCGAAACCACGATCACAATGGCTTCTACCCTTGAGGCCGAGGCGCCTCATAATAGCTTCGACGTATGTACCGCCACTACCCCGCAGAAGCCCAGAATTTGAGCCTCGAGGCTCCCTGGTCGTCACTCTACACAATTTGCGATTGGTCACTGCAGACAGAGCGTGCAGGCGCAATCGATGTACAGCCGTAAGACGAGTGGACTAGCTGACCCTGTCTTTCCAGACCATACTTGTACTCGACTTTGGCTCACAAACTAGCCATCTTATTCTGCGACGAATTCGGGCTCTCGGCGTCTTCGCTGAGCTACTTCCGTGTACCACCAAGGTCGCTGAGCTGCCATGGAAGCCTAAAGGAATTATCTTCTCTGGAGGTGTGAAATGTCTGGATGTATGGTTTGTGCCGAGGTCTGACTGAGCTACTAGGTCCTTCCTCTGTGTATGACGAGGGCTCACCCCGTACGGTTTCCGTCTCCCAAACGTCCTGTTACATGTACTCATATGTGTAGATGTTGATCCTGCTGTTTTTGAACTCGATGTACCCATTCTGTGAGTGTTTTCTACCCTCCTCTCCAGTCTCTGAACCTAGACTAACACGGATGTACAGTGGTATTTGGTGCGGCTTGCTCCAACACCCATCGATATACGCTGTGACACTGACATGAATGACCCCAGCTATGGTTGCCAGGAGATCGCTTGGCGAATCGACTCAAGTAATGTTGTTCGCGGAGAGGCACGAGGTTTGTGACGTTTGAAACGCCATCTAAAATTGCTTCTGACCCTTCTCCATAGAGTATGGCCACGCGGAcgtcaccatcaccaaaGTTAACAGTCATGCCGACCGGCTTTTCGCTGGGTTGGGAGACGGAATTTCTGTCTTCATGTCCCACTTTGACAAGCTAATTAACTTACCCAAGGCGAGTGAAATTTCATTCGAATTTTTGGAAAACCTATTAACTCTAGCAGGACTTTGTGGTCATTGCTGCTACCAAGAACTCAGAGTTCGCCGGCATCGCCCACGAGGAGAAGCCTATCTTTGGTTTGTCTTCCCTAAGCTACTTTTGTAGCTCAGTAAGACAGGATGCTGACAAGGTGACTAGGTGTCCAGTTTCATCCTGAGCTCGAACACGTTGGTCCCTCCAAGGCCTTACATTAGAACTCCCTCTGACATTCGGATCTAGACCCCCCGCGGAACCGATCTCCTGTTCAACTTCAGCGTCAACATCTGCGGAGCTCAACCAAATTGGAAAATGGGCAACTTTGTTGAGATCGAGATCGCTCGCATCCGGGATCTTGTCGGTCCCAAAGCTCTCGTCATTGGTGGCGTAAGTGGCGGTGTCGACAGCACTGTTGGAGCGACTTTGATGCGTGAAGCCATTGGGGACCGCTTCATCGCGATAGGTATCAACAACGGCTGTATGCGTCTCAACGAGTTCGAGGAGGTCAAGAAGAATCTCAGGGACCACCTCGGTATCAATCTCACCGttgtcgatgccggcgaGCTGTTCTTGAGTCGTCTTGCGGGTGTTACCGATCCCGAAAAGAAGCGAAAGATAATTGGGTCGACATGTACGTACCCCGAGTTATCTTGGATGGGTTCGCGACAATGATACTGACTACACTAAAGTCATCGATGTGTTCGAGAAAGAGGCTATAAGGGTACGCCCCTTTCTCTGAAGGTGTGGAAGACTTACTAACATGGCCCACAAGAtcgaaaaagaagcagaaaacACACCAAATTCCGGGAAGGTCGAGTGGTTCTTGCAAGGGACACTATACCCTGATGTGTAAGTCGTTGAGCTTGTAATGTCGAGTCCAAGCTAATAGCATTTCAGTATCGAGTCGCTCTCGTGGAGAGGACCCTCAGCGACAATCAAGAGTAAGCCGATAAAGCTCGGTGAAGTCATGCAAGAACTGGACACCAGCTAACTAGAGATAGCTCACCATAATACTGGCGGTTTGCCAGAGGTAAGAAAAATCAACGTCTATGATTCACTTCCCAGTTACTTACCAGCATGTAGCGAATGATGAATGGCGTAAGTCGAACACCGCTTAGCCAAGTTTGATCACACTGACTAAGACGGTTTATTTAGCAAGGCTTACGTGTAAGTACACTTCTATCTTTTATCACGTAGTGAAATCTAACATGACTTCTATCACAGCTTATCGAGCCGCTCAGACTTTTATTTGTGAGTCTTATACTTGTCTTAAATACGCCTGGTCATGGAGCTAACAATACTGCACAGAAAGATGAAGTGAGGGTAAGTTAATAAGGGGGTAAATCTTGACGTCACTTTTACTAAGCTTTGCAGGCAATTGGTCGGCAACTCGGCATACACGAGTCGCTGGTAAACAGGCACCCATTCCCCGGGTATGTTGATCACCCTCGAGCTTCTCATTCTCCTTGCCAGCTTTGAAGCGTCTGCTAACTAAATCGAATGCAGACCGGGAATTGCCATCAGGATTCTTGGCGACGTCACCAAGGAGCGAGTTGAGATCGCCCGCAAGGCTGACAATATCTTCATCAACATGATCAAGGAGGCTGGCCTTTACGACCAGGTAGGGCGCGTCGCACATGTCAAGATGAGTGCAAGCTAAACATTCTCTCCTAGATGTCCCAAGCCTTTGCTGGTCTTGATACTAGCCGTAGTGTTGGTGTTTTTGGTGATATGCGCGTTTGGGGTTACATTGTAATCCTCCGCGCTGTTCGTACCAAAGACTTCATGAGCGCTGAGGTGTTCAACTTTGACAACTCCTTCCTCCAGGTAAATCACCTAGCCTTTATACTGTGCTTTCGCGTACTAATCCCTTACCTAGGAGGTCTCGCGTGCCATTTGCAATCAGGTAGATGGTGTGTCCCGTGTTGTCTATGATTTGTAAGGAACTGATGGCCCCTTTGAATCTCGAGCTTCGTGTGCTAATACAGTCGTACTAGAACTTCAAAGCCTCCTGGCACCATTGAGCTGGAATAGGCGGCATGATGGAATACTCGCCAGCGTGGGCtgggaagaagaataaaaagTGAGTTCAATACCGTTTGCAGGCTCTTCTAGATAAAGGCACATAGAATGAAAAGGGCGAATGGGCTCAGAATTAATTGCACCATGAtgctggccgtctttggaGAGGACGCGCAGCGTGCAATAATGATATCAATTTGCGACAATGGACACACCCTTTCCAGAACCTTTGGTGTCTCTAGCTACAAGTTCTTGGTGCCCATTTAAGCTCGATCGTCCTTATCCCTGAACCATGGTCTGTCGCGCTCTTCTTGATCTTGAGTGCATCTGTCGCACTTcccccttcctcctcgcAAGCGAGTTCAAGGCACGTCAAGGTCTCGGCAACGATGGCACTTGCTTTTTCAACGGCTCTCGTGCCATGGGAGTCGGCGTTCTAAGAGAGACGTGCCACAACGCCTACATGGTTTCTCCATGGTATCTAGAGCATCGGCGTAAGAAGAGCTTGTACATTCAAATCCCTTGCTGGTACTACTTTCGCAGCCTTGTTTCTTGTGGTGGCCGAACCTCGTTCTTACAAAAGGGATGCCCGAGCTGATGTCACTATGTCATTCTCACATCGATGGCAGACCTTAAAGTCATTTAGTATGACGTGGTCCTCGTGGGAGAAGTTGGCATACTCATATCCAAGTATGTCGCAGCGGTCACAGCAGCTATTTGCTCAATTCTAGATGCACGGAACACAAGTTTCCTTACACTCGCTGCACTTGGCTTTGCAAATGCGCAGATGATCCCTCATAGAGTTTTTCGGGCATGTCCTGCCACGATTGCAAGGTTGTGAAACCAACTCGACGTCCTGACTGTGACTGAATCCAGAGCATTCTTCATTGCGCCGGATACAAGGCTCGCAACTTGTTGTACGTCCCACTGTAAAGGAATGTGGCGTCTGGGCAGTGCGCAACTCCAAAATACGCTGAGAAGAAATCGTCGACCAACCTGAGGTTGTGAAGATCAGTTGTAGGATACTCAACATATCCTTGGTCCAAATCCGCTGCCCAAGTAGAAATTGAAGGGCTATTGGTTGCACCCTAGGATGGGGCATGAGGCGAACCAATGTCTTTCTTGATTCAACGGATGCGTTGGCCACTACCGATATGAACCACCCGCAGGATATCCGGGATTCATGTTAGGAATTGAAAGAAAGCATGAACCGAGATGTGCGTTTAATGACGCTCTAGAGACAGTCCTTGTGAGGTTGGATGGCCGTCAAGACGTCGGCATTGTCCTTGGCTAGTTTGACGGGATTTGGTCTGCTTCACAAACGGGCCAACATTAGGGCATTAAAAATTCACCGTGTCTGAATCCAATCGTAATAAGATTACCCCCGACCCTGCGATTAGCAAAATACTTTAAACCAACAGGCAATATTTCCCTGTCTTTTTGTGCCGCCATAAGCCCTCACCTCACTCCTCAGAACCTTGCCAGCCGAATTACCGTCCGATATTTCCTTTATTTTAAGACAGGCACAGCCCATCGCCTCTGTAGACCAACTAGAACTCTTTGTGCCACTCGCCTTGCTGGCGTCTACAAATTCTTGGATGTCTTTTGCGTTACATTACATGTCCGAAAATAGGTACATGGTTTGGCCGTCTTTCGGGACATGGGGGCCCATTGTCGGGTGTATTATCGACAGGACCCTGTCTGGTGGCGTAGCAAATTCGGGAGTGGGCGTTTACAGATAGACTCGGGACATGACATGGCGATGATTGAGTTGCCGGCATACCAACTAGACGGGCTCTGGTGTGTCATGCCTGTTAATTCGTAGTTTTCAAACCACCCTTGTAGTACAATTTGCTCAATACAATGTGCTACAGCTGGATGTCTTGGATATGACTTTAAATCCAGCTTCTTGAAGGAGATGCTCTAGACGGTAGGCAATGTACATGTCCATGAGGCAGCTATTTTTGTTCCAACGATTTTATTTCATCTGGATATCGCCAAGTGGCTTTAAACAGGTGACCAGGCTGAGAGCTCGGATTCAAACACTCTGTGACAAAATTCTTTGCCGATAACCACTCCCCGCTGGGACATCTGCAAACCAGAAGCAGAATTTCAGGATCCTTCAACTCGCAACTCCCTCGAGGAACGCTTTAGACATAGTCGACCTCGAACTTTCCCTTAGGGGTGAATATCACAACAGCAGTGAACTTTCCCTGTCCCTTGCCGCTGGAGAAGTCAATGACGCCCGGCAAGTCAGAAATTGCCCGGTACGAAAGAGCTTCACCAATCTGCGAGGAGGTGTCTACAGAAATCACTCCTTTGAGAATGGGTGTCATGTTGTATCTTGTGTTGGGGAGGGGGTTGAGCTAAACCACATTGACACACATTAGCGGATGGACGAGAGAAATTCACAGAATGATTTTCCATACCGAAGCCACAGGAATTGATCTGTTGTGCTGATCCTTCTTGCCAAGTCCAATGAGGACTCTGGTGTCGCCAACGTCGAAATCATCACGGGTGTGGATTGTGTAGGCGCCTGCTGGGGCAGAGGAGTCGATCTCTTGGATATTCACATTGAACTGGCGGATGAGCTCACTGACTGCCGTGTGGAAGGTGCCTTTGCAGtgctcatcatcagcattgGATCCATGGGGGATGAGGATGTCAAGACGAGGGATACTTGCTGCCGGTTTGCCCATCCTTGCCCAGCGTGGCAGGTAGCGATTTGCCTCCCGAGACGACTACTCCGCTTTGTAGTGGTGTTTCAGTTGAACCGGCCCCTAGATTTTTAGCTtcaagagtctggtcaaACGTGAAGTATGTAGAGTCAAAGTACCTACATGCGAAGTACTCTGCTGTGATTTTCACGGTCTGTGTGTCGCCGCCTTCATTCACCGTGAGTTGCATCCAGACATTGCCGAAACCGTCGACATTGTCGCCAAAAGGGGATGCCTGGTAGAGCACAAAGCGTTGTTTCAGAGCTGACTCGTTAATGACACTGATGGTATATGTAGCCATTTTGGTAGTTTTGGATGCTTGGTATGTAGTTTGATGTGAATTTGGGAAACTAGGTTGGTAATTGAAGCTCGGAATCGGAACATGGACGCAGCCTAGCCGTGGAGTACGGATGCTGAGGATACTTATATAGCCCAGCCGGAGAGGAGGACAGCATTATTAGACGCAACAAGTTTTCTGAACCTGATGTGCATCAAGCTCCAGAAGCATCCGACTGTGAGCCGTGTGCTGGTGGCAGCAATACAACATCGGGTCTCAAGACCTTTCCAACGTAGCATCCAGTATGATGCACCAAGAGAGGCTACACCGCGGGAGGGAAGGCCCTCGCGGATTGACATTTTTTGAAATTCTTGAATCAGGTAGCCACTGGCACACATTGCCTGCAGCTGGACAGAAAAAGGAAGCATTTGCGCCGTAAAGGGCATGTACGTCACGCCACATAGGAACCTCATCGCTACATATCCTTGCAAGTTGGGCTGGTCCCTTGTCTGATCTCGGGCAGCTAAGCCATGCATTTGTCACGTTACGAGACTTATTGTTGACTAGGCTGCGTTATAAAATCATTATTACCCTTGTTCTTCCGGCCGCAGACAGAATCTGCAGCCATCTTTTACCCATACAAGAATCCATGGTAGCTACATCTTGATACAATGTGTTGCGTTGACCGAGACGCCGTTTTGGGCGTCACTGAGCCCACGTTTAGATGTGATACATGCACCGCGGGCAGATGCCTGGCTATCCGACTCTGGTGAGATATTTGTTCTAATACGGCAGTTGTACTCGTTGCCATGGACTGCCCCTGGTAATGGCTGGCTGAGCTTCAACTCTACGAGACCAAAGACCAAAGAGCCATCTTTAGTAACGACTAGATGGGCAAAAGAGGCGTCGCTGGAGTGAAACATGCAGCTACAGCAAGTGCAAAATGATGAGCGGAGAGACGTACAACGTTGAAGAACAGAGTACAGACCGAGGTGACAACGGGGTATGCAGGTCTTGAACCAGCATGTTGGCGACACGTCTTCTCGGGCAGCAATCTTTGTGGCTGGTGCGTGATATATCATGGTGCTCACCACTCAAAAGTGTCTTCGTTCTCTACGGGCGGAACAGACAAAAGTCCCCGCTGTTGACCGAGACTGGGCTGTTGCAACCCGACATACATACTACAGCGtcaagtgtctggtgtaTAATTCGTCATCGCTCTGCGGAATTGCTTCACCCGTGTTATCGTGGTCAGCTATCTGGCCACACTCGCTTGACGATGCGGTACTGGTGTTCTAGGATTGAGAGGACTGCGCAATGGTCGTCTCCGGGGCTGAAAATTCGGTGACGGAGTTTTGGAGGCTCAGCTAGGGTCGGGATGGGATTATCACTGCCTCTTCTGGGATCTCCAGGAGCGGTTGGCGAGCGCGCAGTTTCTCGATACTGGCCATCCTTGAGGCTTTCCATGACTTTCTAGCCCCTTATACAAGTCTACATCTTGC harbors:
- the GUA1 gene encoding GMP synthase, with protein sequence MASTLEAEAPHNSFDTILVLDFGSQTSHLILRRIRALGVFAELLPCTTKVAELPWKPKGIIFSGGPSSVYDEGSPHVDPAVFELDVPILGICYGCQEIAWRIDSSNVVRGEAREYGHADVTITKVNSHADRLFAGLGDGISVFMSHFDKLINLPKDFVVIAATKNSEFAGIAHEEKPIFGVQFHPELEHTPRGTDLLFNFSVNICGAQPNWKMGNFVEIEIARIRDLVGPKALVIGGVSGGVDSTVGATLMREAIGDRFIAIGINNGCMRLNEFEEVKKNLRDHLGINLTVVDAGELFLSRLAGVTDPEKKRKIIGSTFIDVFEKEAIRIEKEAENTPNSGKVEWFLQGTLYPDVIESLSWRGPSATIKTHHNTGGLPERMMNGQGLRLIEPLRLLFKDEVRAIGRQLGIHESLVNRHPFPGPGIAIRILGDVTKERVEIARKADNIFINMIKEAGLYDQMSQAFAGLDTSRSVGVFGDMRVWGYIVILRAVRTKDFMSAEVFNFDNSFLQEVSRAICNQVDGVSRVVYDLTSKPPGTIELE
- the apt gene encoding Adenine phosphoribosyltransferase, translating into MALTTLESLKQSLRHKATTTSSSAKRPLSDSQYSAGFEILLGSSGWLTYQDFIIPQLSALLDPLVNSGVRISVLEVGPGPKSVLGYLPSYMRRSIGRYSAFEPNELFVLRLKEWLYSTSGTGIPLPCLESPPDIHRIPFVVDSSASFDGMGDGADKFNVILFCHSMYGMKPKSSFIKRALELLVERPGSGFVVVFHREETLHLDGLTCHQTTSFPTGVTRVADDDMVLDRFAPFIAGFAMQDEHADKSTRAEWRKVCRTLGHREQGRQDQLLFSSPEIMAAFTRHATALTELTSQVPLGSGDGAKNRQARLRRPASIVRPTDIRHVQQCVCWALDHGVGLTVISGGHSGHCLWPNVVSIDMGAFDQVHIVQARGEGGSGPNIDSGFLVVAQAGCKTGDIVRKAMAAGLTVPMGARPSLGAGLWLQGGIGHLARLHGLACDAIVGAVMVSVANGRVLCIGRVPSQHRPIDAVCPDNEDDLLWAMKGAGTNFGVVISVTFKACLAPVYSIRNWVIPLSDRREAQLKLGDFDKLVAAKSPRNSSVDAYLYWERDMLCLGVSMIESSTANKLAFGAQTHTPTPMSRLFGPEDNYNTVNGVGLFEAEMYMSGMHGGHGGSKTSSFKRCLFLKHIGEASMIEILVTAIKTRPSPLCYLHLLQGGGAVCDVAADTTAFGCRDWDFACVVTGVWSRDQDGTEAVQAAVQWVYNVAAELLPLSSGVYGADLGPDPRDAALAAKAFGPNRPRLIRLKQISDPRKVLAYTCPLVKAPMAPTLIILVTGESCAGKDYCADTWVSVITSCASTKLTARVIAIGDTTKREYAEATGANLQRLLRDRRYKEQHRAALTAFFQEQLRHRPQLREEHFLNAVKDAMDMDVLLITGMRDKAPVAAFSHLVPSSRLLEVRIQASNETRRARGSCRISGDNDDGTECYPPSLLFHNDLTGNEAAKKFAQTHLLAFFHENLQRLASMVRPVPGFPRPGIEFRHVLDISQQPGGLGLCTSLLQAHFTGDWAKVDLVACCEVGGFVYASASALRVGASLALIREAGKLPPPTISVRKSSSHISSCASHDAGEKGIEVGLNIFPRGTSVVVVDDVLATGKTLCAVLQLLDEAGISADKVDVMVVAEFPIHRGRELLRRRGFGGARIQSLLVFDGA
- the gch-1_0 gene encoding GTP cyclohydrolase 1, with translation MASMSDSSNISIDSACRSTDIERDEILPTADASIVHAPLTDRPVNASEKCRNGFGKVARGRVDETPEQVEARLETMRSAVRTLLECLGEDPNREGLLATPSRYANALLFLTKGYRINVDDVVNNALFDEEHHEMVIVKGIKFSSLCEHHVLPFTGKIHIGYIPSGKVIGLSKLPRIAEMFSRRLQIQERLTKQVADAIMEIIGPRGVAVVIESSHMCMEMRGVEKTGTATITSCVLGCFKEEKKTRDEFMSLIGVNKTGV